The sequence below is a genomic window from Selenomonas ruminantium subsp. lactilytica TAM6421.
ACGCTGAATCTGCCGAAATTTGCCCTCGAAGCCAAGGGCGATATGGACAAGTTCTGGCAGCTGTTGGATAAGTACATCGAGGTCAGCCATGACTATATCCTGGCCCGACTGGATGTCATTGCCGACAAGCATGTCTACAACTACCCGTTCCTCATGGGACAGGGGGTCTGGATGGACAGTGAAAAGCTTAAATCTGACGACAGCATCAAGGATGTATTGAAGCATGCTTCCTATTCCGTTGGTTTCTGCGGTCTGGCTGAGTGCCTCAAGGCCCTTGTCGGCAAGCATCATGGCGAAAGTGCGGAAGCCCAGGAACTGGGCCTGAAGATCGTGGGCCATATCCGCGAGCGGATGGACAAATACACGGCAGAGGAGCATATGAACTGGTCCTGCTTCGGCACGCCGGCAGAATCCACCGCCGGCCAGTTCCAGCGCTCCAACCGCAAGCAGTATGGTGTGATTGAAGGGATCACGGATCGTGATTATATGACCAACAGCAGTCATGTGCCCGTTTACTATCCCATCAAGGCCATCGACAAGATCCGCATCGAAGCGCCTTATCATGCTTTGGAAAATGCCGGTCATATCGCCTATATCGAAATGGACGGGGATCCCACGAAGAATGTCAAAGCCTTCGAACGTCTGGTACGTGCCATGCATGATGCGGACATGGGCTATTTCTCCATCAATCACCCGGTGGACCGCGATCCTGTCTGCGGTTATACTGGTCTTATTGAAAACGAATGCCCCCATTGCCATCGCAAGGAAGTGGAAAGCGGCCGTTTTACCATCAAACGCATGAAATAAGCATAAGATTCTTTGGCCGGCAGCATCGTCTGCCGGCTGTTTCATAGGAGGAGCTATTTTGGACAAGAAGACAGTGGCCGTGGCCATGAGCGGCGGCGTGGACAGTTCCCTGACAGCGGCATTGCTGCTGGAGCAGGGCTATGAGGTGCTGGGCATAACCATGCTGCTGACGGAGGAAGGCCGCAGCGAGACCGTTGATGTGGCTGCCGGCGAGGAGCCGGATTGCGTACGGGATGCCAAAAAAGTCGCGGAGGCTTTGGGGATCCGGCATTATGTGGCGGATTTCCGGCAGGAGTTCCGGAAAAATGTCATCGATTATTTCCTGGATGAATATGCCAAGGGGCGCACGCCCAATCCCTGTGTCATGTGCAACCCGTCCATGAAGTTTGGCCTGCTGCTGGATAAGGCGAAGGAATTGGGGGCGGATTTCCTGGCTACGGGGCATTATGCCCGCATTGGCCAGCTGGACAATGGACGCTATGTGGTGAAGAAGGGCCTGGACGAGCATAAGGATCAGTCCTATGCCCTGCACCGCCTGCCTCAGCCCATCCTGCAGCATATCCTGCTGCCCTTGGGGGATATGACCAAGGAGCATGTGCGGGAGCTGGCAGAGAACATGGATCTGCCCGTGGCCCATAAGGCTGAGAGCCAGGAAATCTGCTTTGTGCCCCATGATGATTACAAGGCCTTCCTGCGCAAGCATAAGCCGGGCTGCCTGCACAAGGGCAATATCGTCAATGATGCCGGTGATGTGCTGGGCAGGCATGAGGGCGTGCCCCTTTATACCATTGGCCAGCGCAAGGGCTTGGGCATTGCCGCTCCCGAACCCCTTTATGTGCATAAGCTGGATGTGAAGCGCAATGAAGTGGTGGTAGGCGGCAATAAGTCTGTTTTCGCAACTGGTCTGCTGGCCAGCGATCCGAACTGGATTGCTATCGATAAGCTGGAAGACGGCATGGAATTTGGCGCCAAGATCCGCTATGGCAAGCGGGAGGCCAAGGCAAAGCTTTCCCTGCAGGCAGATGGCCTGCTGAAAGTGGAGTTTGCCGAACCCCAGCGGGCGGTTACGCCGGGACAGTTCGTAGTCTTCTATGAAGGCGATGTGCTGGTGGGCGGCGCCATGATCGAGCAGCCGCTTGGCGCACAAGAGAAGACGAAATGAGAGAAAACAGGCATAAATTGGCGGATTTTCTTGACAAATTAAATAATTAGTATTAATATTAACATTAGATTTGAATATTTTGGGGAACAGGTGTCCTAAGGACTTAATAGGGAATCCGGTATAAGCCGGAGCGGTCCCGCCACTGTAAGGTGGAGTCCTGCACAATATGTCACTGGGGTAGATAAGCGTACCTTGGGAAGGCGATGCAGGATGATGAAACCGAGCCAGGAGAACTGCCTGTTCTGGCATCACCGTGACTCTCTTTCAGAGTCGTACCTGCGAGCGATG
It includes:
- the mnmA gene encoding tRNA 2-thiouridine(34) synthase MnmA, translating into MDKKTVAVAMSGGVDSSLTAALLLEQGYEVLGITMLLTEEGRSETVDVAAGEEPDCVRDAKKVAEALGIRHYVADFRQEFRKNVIDYFLDEYAKGRTPNPCVMCNPSMKFGLLLDKAKELGADFLATGHYARIGQLDNGRYVVKKGLDEHKDQSYALHRLPQPILQHILLPLGDMTKEHVRELAENMDLPVAHKAESQEICFVPHDDYKAFLRKHKPGCLHKGNIVNDAGDVLGRHEGVPLYTIGQRKGLGIAAPEPLYVHKLDVKRNEVVVGGNKSVFATGLLASDPNWIAIDKLEDGMEFGAKIRYGKREAKAKLSLQADGLLKVEFAEPQRAVTPGQFVVFYEGDVLVGGAMIEQPLGAQEKTK